A single genomic interval of Lewinellaceae bacterium harbors:
- a CDS encoding NAD(P)-binding domain-containing protein — protein sequence MKTGIIGSGSMGSGIAQVAATAGHDVLLYDNNPDALKRARAKLEKILARLVEKGRLEQKDSAGILGRIRFVDSMYEYKNAGLVIEAIVENLDVKKAVFEQVEDIVPQDCILATNTSSLSIASIASACKNPSRVIGIHFFNPAPLMKLVEIIPAVQTNHETLKQSEQLIQSWGKTTVAAKDTPGFIVNRVARPFYGEALRILEEGLADAPTIDWAMTELGGFRMGPFALMDYIGHDVNYTVTETVFQAFYYDPRYKPAFTQKRLMEAGYLGRKTGRGFYGYRDGAQNPEPTKDKKLGEQIVWRILVMLINEAADALYLNIASRDDIELAMTQGVNYPKGLLQWADEKGITYCVATLDRLHGEYLEDRYRCSPLLRRMAREGRRFF from the coding sequence ATGAAAACAGGCATCATCGGTTCCGGCTCCATGGGCTCGGGCATTGCCCAGGTGGCCGCTACGGCCGGGCACGACGTATTGCTTTACGACAACAACCCCGACGCGCTGAAGCGGGCGCGGGCCAAACTGGAAAAAATACTGGCGCGGTTGGTGGAAAAAGGCCGGCTGGAGCAAAAGGACTCGGCCGGCATCCTCGGCCGCATCCGGTTCGTGGACTCTATGTATGAATACAAGAACGCCGGCCTGGTCATTGAAGCCATTGTGGAAAACCTTGATGTAAAAAAAGCCGTCTTTGAACAAGTAGAGGATATCGTTCCACAAGATTGTATCCTGGCGACCAATACGAGTTCCCTTTCCATCGCCTCCATTGCTTCCGCCTGCAAGAATCCTTCCCGGGTGATCGGCATCCACTTTTTCAATCCCGCTCCGTTAATGAAGCTGGTGGAAATCATTCCGGCAGTGCAGACGAACCATGAAACGCTGAAACAATCTGAACAGTTGATCCAAAGCTGGGGCAAAACCACGGTGGCCGCCAAAGACACCCCCGGCTTTATCGTCAACCGGGTGGCGCGGCCCTTCTACGGGGAAGCGCTGCGCATACTGGAGGAAGGCCTGGCGGACGCGCCCACCATCGATTGGGCCATGACCGAGCTGGGCGGCTTCCGCATGGGGCCTTTTGCGCTGATGGACTACATCGGGCACGACGTCAACTATACGGTCACAGAAACCGTTTTCCAGGCTTTCTATTACGACCCGCGCTACAAGCCTGCCTTTACTCAAAAGCGGCTGATGGAGGCTGGGTATTTGGGTAGAAAAACAGGGCGGGGCTTCTACGGTTACCGCGACGGCGCCCAAAACCCGGAACCCACCAAAGACAAAAAGCTGGGCGAGCAGATCGTCTGGCGCATCCTCGTCATGCTGATCAACGAGGCGGCCGATGCCCTCTATCTCAACATCGCTTCCCGCGACGACATTGAGCTGGCTATGACCCAGGGGGTAAATTATCCGAAAGGGCTGTTGCAATGGGCAGATGAGAAAGGGATCACTTACTGCGTGGCTACGCTGGACCGCCTGCACGGGGAGTATCTGGAGGACCGGTACCG
- a CDS encoding SUF system NifU family Fe-S cluster assembly protein, whose amino-acid sequence MNDRLKQLYQSVILKHHKTPVHFEKNEQATYVLEAYNPLCGDKFQLFFEIEDGKISQLSFHGYGCAISKASASVLVKKLEGQPAEEGLALCREFLAMLQAEEGAPEADDEELAAFTAARAFPGRMKCATLSWEEMGAFLEEREG is encoded by the coding sequence ATGAACGACCGACTCAAGCAACTCTACCAATCCGTTATCCTGAAGCACCACAAAACACCGGTTCATTTTGAAAAAAATGAGCAGGCTACCTATGTGCTGGAAGCCTACAATCCTCTCTGCGGCGACAAATTTCAGCTGTTCTTTGAAATAGAGGACGGAAAGATCAGCCAACTGAGCTTTCACGGTTATGGCTGCGCCATTTCCAAGGCTTCGGCATCGGTCCTGGTAAAAAAGCTCGAAGGCCAGCCGGCGGAGGAAGGCCTGGCGTTGTGCCGGGAATTTCTGGCTATGCTTCAGGCGGAGGAGGGGGCGCCGGAAGCCGATGACGAAGAATTGGCTGCCTTCACCGCGGCGCGGGCCTTTCCCGGGCGGATGAAGTGCGCTACGTTGAGCTGGGAGGAGATGGGGGCGTTTTTGGAGGAACGGGAGGGTTGA
- a CDS encoding cysteine desulfurase, producing the protein MFDAGKIRRQFPIFSHYPQLAYLDNASTTQKPKAVIDSIANFYEKGNANIHRGVYELAARATQQYEGVRQKVAGLIGAPKPETIVYTSGTTAGINLVAQSFLEPRLQAGDEVVISYMEHHANLIPWQMACKRKGAKLRVVPMGKDGVLDLAAYREMLSPRTRMVALVHVSNTLGTVNPIEEMIALAHQQGVPVLVDGAQSIAHFPIDVRALDVDFLVFSGHKMYGPTGVGILYGKEERLAAMPPWQFGGDMIRDVAFEETTFAEPPQRFEAGTTPIAGVIGLGAAVDFLQALDKNEIQQHLKKLGQAAREELARIDGLTMIGNAAESTAIVSFVLENVHPHDVATFLAEEQIAVRAGHHCTQPIMDFFGIAGTTRASFTIYNDLSEIERLAQSLKAIQQFFLG; encoded by the coding sequence ATGTTCGACGCAGGAAAAATTCGGCGGCAGTTTCCCATCTTCTCCCACTACCCGCAGTTGGCTTATCTGGACAATGCCTCCACGACGCAGAAACCGAAGGCCGTAATTGATTCCATCGCCAACTTTTACGAGAAGGGCAACGCCAACATCCACCGGGGCGTCTACGAGCTGGCGGCCCGTGCCACGCAGCAGTACGAGGGCGTTCGGCAAAAAGTGGCGGGGCTGATCGGCGCGCCGAAACCGGAAACCATCGTTTATACCAGCGGGACGACCGCCGGCATCAATCTGGTGGCTCAGTCCTTCCTGGAACCGCGCCTGCAGGCCGGCGATGAAGTAGTGATCTCCTACATGGAACACCACGCCAACCTCATCCCCTGGCAAATGGCCTGCAAGAGGAAAGGGGCAAAACTGCGGGTGGTTCCCATGGGTAAAGATGGCGTGCTCGACCTGGCTGCTTACCGCGAAATGCTCTCCCCCCGCACCCGCATGGTGGCCCTGGTGCACGTTTCCAACACCCTGGGCACGGTCAACCCCATTGAAGAAATGATCGCCCTGGCCCACCAGCAGGGCGTTCCCGTGCTGGTAGACGGCGCCCAGAGCATCGCCCACTTCCCGATAGACGTGCGGGCACTGGATGTGGATTTCCTCGTCTTTTCCGGCCATAAAATGTACGGCCCCACCGGGGTGGGCATCCTGTACGGCAAGGAAGAGCGCCTGGCTGCCATGCCGCCCTGGCAGTTTGGCGGAGACATGATCCGCGATGTGGCTTTCGAAGAAACTACCTTCGCCGAGCCGCCCCAACGTTTCGAGGCCGGCACCACGCCCATCGCCGGGGTCATCGGGCTGGGAGCGGCAGTAGATTTTCTGCAGGCATTGGATAAAAATGAAATACAACAGCACCTGAAAAAGCTGGGGCAAGCCGCCCGGGAGGAATTGGCCCGCATCGACGGCCTGACCATGATCGGAAATGCAGCCGAATCCACTGCCATCGTCTCGTTTGTCCTGGAAAACGTCCACCCGCACGATGTGGCTACCTTCCTGGCGGAAGAGCAGATCGCCGTCCGGGCCGGCCACCACTGCACCCAACCCATTATGGATTTTTTTGGGATTGCCGGCACTACCCGGGCTTCCTTTACCATTTACAATGACCTGTCGGAGATAGAGCGGCTGGCTCAAAGTTTGAAGGCTATACAGCAGTTTTTCCTAGGTTGA
- a CDS encoding pyridoxamine 5'-phosphate oxidase family protein produces the protein MPRAYLQQAPNELRRKDRAVEDEAWIKAFLGRAPFGAFAFSQEGQPFVNSNIFVYDEARHAIYFHTAREGRTRSVLELNPRACFSISEMGRLLPAKEALEMSVEYKGVTAFGKVQVVEDKEESFAALQMLLDKYFPHLRPGEDYRPTTPEEWKRTAVFRFDIELWSGKEKKADADFPGAFLYKDIL, from the coding sequence ATGCCAAGAGCCTATTTACAGCAGGCCCCCAACGAATTGCGCCGCAAAGACCGGGCCGTAGAAGACGAGGCCTGGATCAAGGCCTTCCTGGGCCGGGCGCCTTTCGGCGCCTTCGCTTTCAGCCAGGAGGGGCAGCCTTTCGTCAACAGCAATATTTTCGTTTACGACGAGGCTCGCCACGCCATTTACTTCCACACTGCCCGGGAAGGCCGCACCCGCAGCGTATTGGAGCTGAACCCCCGGGCTTGTTTCAGCATCAGTGAGATGGGCCGCTTGCTGCCGGCCAAAGAAGCCCTGGAGATGAGCGTGGAGTACAAAGGCGTGACTGCCTTCGGCAAGGTACAGGTTGTAGAAGACAAGGAAGAAAGCTTTGCTGCCCTGCAAATGTTGCTCGACAAATACTTTCCGCACCTCCGCCCCGGAGAGGACTACCGGCCTACCACCCCGGAGGAATGGAAGCGCACCGCTGTTTTCCGCTTCGACATTGAGTTGTGGAGCGGCAAAGAGAAAAAGGCAGATGCGGACTTTCCGGGGGCTTTTTTGTATAAAGATATTTTGTAG
- a CDS encoding CocE/NonD family hydrolase, with translation MKKGQQRRAASKQQESWRRLLILAMALLAGLLIPAYGQEALSKVVMEHNVMIPAGDSVLLATDIYRPAVDGQPLKEPLPLLLQRTPYGKSGERFIAQAAYFASQGYVVALQDLRGRYDSGGAFTKYNPLEAPDGAHTVEWLARLPYVDGRVAMWGTSYGAHTQADASKLRPAGLSAMIINMGGMANAWDHAVRQGGAFELGRELTWAFRQIPIEIDDPVVKAHFEREQVDDWYHAWPFRRGLNPLSIAPNFESYLLEEYTHGDYDDYWKEIGINWEEYYGQTADVPMVHVGGWYDIFLGGTIENYVELSRRQSSPKWLIVGPWTHSGNERTYAGDVDFGPEAVIADFHSGFQIRWFDYLLKGKKAKGIPEKPVQLFVMGTGDGSKNEAGRLNHGGYWMEADGWPLPEAKPDTFYLHADGSLSADLPGQAAPSTTYTFDPEHPVPTLGGNVSARVKDGAYDQRERPDFVGCRPPYLPLRARSDVVVFQTEPLEEEVQVIGPITVRLYASSTAEDTDFTVKLLDVYPPSEDFPGGFDMNLTDAIVRLSYRNGRHERGLIAPGEVYELAIEPFPTANVFKKGHRIRVDISSSNFPRWDVNPNTGEPFETSRRKVKADNTVYHSAGRPSFVVLPVVALEGR, from the coding sequence ATGAAAAAAGGACAACAAAGGCGAGCCGCCTCAAAACAGCAGGAAAGCTGGCGCCGGCTCCTTATTCTGGCAATGGCGCTGCTGGCCGGCCTGCTTATCCCAGCCTACGGGCAGGAAGCGCTGAGCAAGGTGGTGATGGAGCACAACGTCATGATCCCGGCGGGCGACAGCGTGCTGCTGGCCACCGACATCTACCGCCCGGCGGTTGACGGGCAACCGCTGAAGGAACCTCTGCCCCTGTTGTTGCAGCGCACGCCCTACGGGAAATCGGGCGAGCGGTTCATCGCTCAGGCCGCTTACTTTGCCAGCCAGGGTTATGTGGTGGCCCTGCAGGACCTGCGCGGGCGTTACGACTCCGGCGGGGCCTTTACCAAATACAACCCCCTGGAAGCCCCCGACGGCGCGCATACGGTGGAATGGCTGGCGCGCCTGCCTTATGTGGACGGGCGGGTGGCCATGTGGGGTACCTCATACGGGGCGCACACGCAGGCCGACGCCTCCAAGCTCCGGCCCGCCGGCCTGTCTGCCATGATCATCAACATGGGGGGCATGGCCAACGCCTGGGATCACGCCGTGCGGCAGGGCGGCGCCTTCGAACTGGGCAGGGAACTCACCTGGGCCTTTCGGCAAATCCCGATTGAGATCGACGACCCCGTCGTTAAGGCGCATTTCGAACGCGAGCAGGTCGACGACTGGTACCACGCCTGGCCTTTTCGCCGTGGGCTCAACCCGCTCTCCATTGCACCGAATTTCGAAAGTTACCTGCTTGAAGAATACACCCATGGCGACTACGATGATTACTGGAAGGAAATAGGGATCAACTGGGAGGAATACTATGGCCAGACGGCGGATGTGCCCATGGTGCACGTCGGCGGATGGTACGATATCTTTCTGGGCGGGACCATAGAGAACTACGTGGAACTGTCCCGGCGGCAATCTTCTCCCAAGTGGCTCATCGTCGGGCCCTGGACGCACAGCGGCAACGAACGCACCTACGCCGGCGATGTGGACTTCGGGCCGGAAGCGGTGATTGCCGATTTCCACAGCGGCTTCCAGATCCGCTGGTTCGACTACCTGCTCAAAGGGAAGAAAGCGAAAGGCATACCGGAAAAACCCGTGCAACTCTTTGTGATGGGAACCGGCGACGGCAGCAAAAACGAGGCCGGCCGGCTGAATCATGGCGGATATTGGATGGAGGCCGATGGCTGGCCCCTGCCCGAGGCGAAACCTGATACTTTTTACTTGCACGCCGACGGAAGCCTGAGCGCTGATCTTCCAGGCCAGGCGGCTCCCTCCACCACCTACACCTTCGACCCCGAACATCCGGTGCCCACTCTGGGCGGCAATGTCTCGGCCCGGGTGAAGGACGGCGCCTACGACCAGCGGGAACGGCCCGATTTTGTCGGCTGCCGCCCTCCTTACCTTCCGCTGCGGGCGCGAAGCGATGTGGTTGTGTTCCAAACCGAACCCTTGGAGGAAGAGGTTCAGGTAATCGGCCCCATTACGGTACGGCTTTATGCCTCCTCCACCGCCGAAGACACCGACTTTACCGTCAAACTGCTGGACGTGTATCCGCCCAGCGAGGATTTCCCCGGCGGCTTCGATATGAACCTCACCGACGCCATCGTGCGCCTGAGCTACCGCAACGGGCGTCACGAGCGGGGCCTCATCGCTCCGGGAGAGGTGTACGAACTTGCCATCGAGCCGTTCCCCACGGCGAACGTTTTCAAAAAGGGGCACCGCATCCGGGTCGACATTTCCAGCAGCAACTTCCCCCGCTGGGACGTCAACCCCAACACGGGCGAACCCTTTGAAACCAGCCGGAGGAAGGTGAAGGCGGATAATACGGTTTATCATTCGGCAGGGCGGCCCTCGTTTGTGGTGTTGCCGGTGGTGGCGCTGGAGGGGAGGTAG